CCAACGAGCCGGTGGAGGCGGCGTTCGGAGCGGCGGGCTTCGAGCGGCTGGTGCTGCAGGGCCCCGCGGCCATCGGCAAGACGGTGAAGGCGGAGCTGTACTGCGAGCAGCCGACCTCGTACCAGGTGCGCACCAACGTGGATGCGGAAGCACCGGTGGCCGCGCTGGCCGCCAACGGCCGCATCCCGGCGGCCGAGTGCAAGTGGGGCGGGGCCAACGACCCGCGCCGCGAGGACTTCCTCCTCCTGGTGCCGCCCGACCTGGCCGACGACTTCGCCGCCACGCCCGTGATCAGCGACGAGTTCCAGCGCCGCCGCCGCCTGATCGCGAACGTGGAGTGGGTGGGCCGCTCGCAGGCGCTGGAGCTGCGCACCGCCGGCGTCTTCCGCGGCCTGGCCCGCTGAACCCTTTCCCGGCCCACACATGAGACACGCCGCACTCGCGGCCGCCGCGCTCGGGCTGGCGGCCGCCGCCGTTCCCGCGCGCGCCCAGCAGAGCGAAGCCGACCTGCTGGCCCGCGCCCGACGCATCCACGCGCAGACGCCGCTGGTGGACGGCCACAACGACCTGCCGTGGGAGATTCGCGAAAAGGCGGGGGGCGACCTGGCGCGCCTGGACCCGCGCCGCTCCAACCCCGCGCAGCACACCGACATCCCGCGCCTGCGGGCCGGCGCGGTGGGCGGCGTCTTCTGGGCCGCCTACGTCCCCTCCGACTTCGCAAAGGGCGGCGCGGCGCGCGTGGCGCTGGAGCAGATTGACCTGATCCACCGCATGACCGCCGCCTCCCCCGACCTGCGCCTCGCCCTCACCGCGGACGAGGTGGTGCGCGCGCATCGCGAGGGGAAGATCGCTTCGCTGATCGGCATCGAGGGCGGGCACTCCATCGAGAACTCGCTGGGCGCGCTGCGGCAGTTCTACGGCACCGGGGTGCGCTACATGACCCTCACCCACGCCAGCACCCTGGACTGGGCCGATGCCGCCACCGACTCCGCGCGCCACGACGGCCTTACCCGCTTCGGCGAGGAGGTCGTCCGCGAGATGAACCGCCTGGGGATGCTGGTGGACCTGTCGCACGTCTCCCCGGCGACCATGAAGGACGCGTTGCGCGTCTCGGCGGCGCCGGTGATCTTTTCGCACTCCTCCGCCCGCGCCCTGGCGGACCACCCGCGCAACGTGCCTGACGACGTGCTGCGGCTGCTGAAGCCGAACGGCGGCATCGTGATGGTGAACTTCTACTCCGGCTTCGTGGACCCGGCCGCCGCGGCCGCCATGCGCAACATGTTCGAGGTGCAGCGCCGCTTCCGGGCGCAGTACCCCAACGACGCGCAGGCCGCGCAGCGCGCCTACCGCGACTGGCAGCGCCAGAACCCCGTCCCCCGCGGCACCATCGCCACCATCGCGGATCACATCGACCACATCGTCAAGGTGGCGGGGATCGACCACGTTGGGATCGGCTCGGATTACGACGGCGTCACCTCGCTCCCGGTGGGCCTGGACGACGTCTCGCGCTTCCCCTACTTGACCGTGGAGCTCCTCCGCCGCGGCTACTCCGACGCGGACGTCGGCAAGGTCATCGGCGGCAACCTCCTGCGCGTCATGCGCACCGCGGAGACGACCGCCGCCCGCCTCCAGCGCGAGCGTCCCGCCTCGTCCGCGAAGATCGATGAGATGGATGGGGGGGTGGTGCGGCGGTAGGGGCGGGCCCTCACCCCCCGGCCCCCTCTCCCGATAACAGGAGAGGGTGCCCCTCTCGTTCTCGGGAGAGGGGGAGGACTTCGTGCGGGTGGCGGGAGTTTGGGTGGGGGCGGGCACGGGCAGCCATGCGGGGCTGCCCCTACGGGTTGCGGGGCGGAGGGGCGGGGATACGGGTGGGGCGGGCACGGGCAGCCACACGGGGCTGCCCCTACGGGTTCGGTGCGGCTGGGCGGGTGTCGAGGAAGGCGAAGGGTGGGCGCGATGAATCGCGCCCCTACGGGGCATTGGCGCGGTCAAACGAAGTGGTCGGGGGGGTGAGGGCTACGCCACGCCCGCCGAGGTCTTCGCCCAGTCCAGGCGCCGGCGCAGCTCCTTGTCGCTCATCCCGCGGATGGCGAGGTCGGCGGCGGCCTGGCTGTTGAAGGTGATCGTGGTGCGCACCGGCTCGGCGGCGGGCTCCTCCGCGGGACGGAAGGCGAGCACCGCGCCCTTGCGCATGTGCGCCACCACCGCCTCGGCGCCCACCGCTTCCCACACCCGTCCCTGGTCGTCCGTAATCTGTCGCATCGTCGCTGATCCGTTCGTCGGGGTCACAGCACCTTGAGGAGCGCGTCGCCGAGCGCTTCCACCTGCCAGCGGCGCACGCCCTGGACCGCGGCGAGCTGCTCCAGGTCGCGCGGGCGGGCCTTCCCCACCTCTTCCAGAACCGCGCGGCTCATCAGGAAG
The DNA window shown above is from Longimicrobium sp. and carries:
- a CDS encoding dipeptidase yields the protein MRHAALAAAALGLAAAAVPARAQQSEADLLARARRIHAQTPLVDGHNDLPWEIREKAGGDLARLDPRRSNPAQHTDIPRLRAGAVGGVFWAAYVPSDFAKGGAARVALEQIDLIHRMTAASPDLRLALTADEVVRAHREGKIASLIGIEGGHSIENSLGALRQFYGTGVRYMTLTHASTLDWADAATDSARHDGLTRFGEEVVREMNRLGMLVDLSHVSPATMKDALRVSAAPVIFSHSSARALADHPRNVPDDVLRLLKPNGGIVMVNFYSGFVDPAAAAAMRNMFEVQRRFRAQYPNDAQAAQRAYRDWQRQNPVPRGTIATIADHIDHIVKVAGIDHVGIGSDYDGVTSLPVGLDDVSRFPYLTVELLRRGYSDADVGKVIGGNLLRVMRTAETTAARLQRERPASSAKIDEMDGGVVRR